The genomic stretch ACTGGGCCTTCTCAGTTGGCCCAAGACTGTGGAACGCTCTGCCTCCTCTGGTCCGTGCGGCCCCCACAGTTGAATGTTTTAAGTCTCGTCTTAAGACCCACTTTTATTGCTTGGCTTTTAACACTGCCTGAGTTATGTGGTCCTGtgtcttttattattttgtttttatttatttcttttaaatgaTTGTGGTTTTGTACTTGTGTGCTTTTCTATTgtctttgtacagcactttggagACTGTTCTTGTCGGCAAAATGTGCTATAGAAATaaatttgattgattgattgattgattgactTCCATACTAGGAAACAATTATATTATGGAAGCGAATGGGGCTCATAAAGGATTTGGTTACAAACCTTCCCCAacctccttcatgttcatcagaacaaaaaatgtatataggtttgtaacaaaaaacagcagcatttactacacataGCCATAGTTCACTGGCAAGCTAGGCAATATCACATTCATTATCACAGGCGATTCTTCCGTGATAATGAATGCAAAATTGCCCCGCAGTGTAtagctttgtgtagtaaatgtcgCTCCagctgaaagcaggtgatggtgatttacCACTAATCACAGAGCTTCACTAATGAGGAGCGCATGACAATCACATCCAATACATCACCCAACTCTAATTTTGATTGCAAGTTATGTACATCCACAGTACATCTGAAACTCATTGAAAATCATTGTTGATCTTCCTCTCAGTGTGCAGTGATTGCTGTGACAGCAGTTATTAACATGAGTTTGTTTGTGCTTCTTCTGCTGTCAGGTTGGTTTTATCATTTAAATCTGTTTTCACAAGTATATGTGTGCACAGGGATATAtttaaacatctttattttAACAGGACTTCTGTGCAGTGATTCTGGTCTTTGGCGAGAGTATCAGTACATACACAAGAGTATGACATGGACAGATGCTCAGAGTTACTGTAGAGAGAGATACACTGATCTGGCTACTGTAGACTCGATGGGTGATATGAAGAGGATGATAAATTTAGTGAATGCAACGGATGGGTACAGAGGATCAGTGTGGATTGGACTGCAGAAGGCAGCACATAATCGTTGGGTTTGGTCAAATGGAGAAGATACCATTTCACAGTACAGTCCATGGGGCACAGGAGAACCCTTTGGAAGAGGAGATTGTGTTTCAAATAGCAATAATGCTTGGTACGATTGTGGGTGTGAATACTTCTTACGTTTTGCATGTTACAATGGTAAGTAGTCAGTTTATTGACTATGTTAACATTCAGTTTAACTGAGAAGAAGAGCTGAGAtctgtttttattttgcatctTTCAACAGAAAGTACTGGATATGTCAGAATAGATAGTGCAACACCCTGGACAAAAGCTCAAAGTTACTGCAGACGGTATCACACTGATCTGGCCACTGTCCACAATTTTCAAGAGCAGCAACAGCTACATGCAGTTGTTGGAAAATGGTTTAGCTTCTGGATCGGTCTGTTCAAGGACTCTTGGCAGTGGTCTGATCAGT from Paramisgurnus dabryanus chromosome 6, PD_genome_1.1, whole genome shotgun sequence encodes the following:
- the LOC135767322 gene encoding macrophage mannose receptor 1-like, coding for MSLFVLLLLSGLLCSDSGLWREYQYIHKSMTWTDAQSYCRERYTDLATVDSMGDMKRMINLVNATDGYRGSVWIGLQKAAHNRWVWSNGEDTISQYSPWGTGEPFGRGDCVSNSNNAWYDCGCEYFLRFACYNESTGYVRIDSATPWTKAQSYCRRYHTDLATVHNFQEQQQLHAVVGKWFSFWIGLFKDSWQWSDQWNLTFKNWAAGHPLESYGDCVAMLVADSGKWVRDSCDQQYHFICYGGEFKK